The following proteins are encoded in a genomic region of Lutra lutra chromosome 16, mLutLut1.2, whole genome shotgun sequence:
- the SPNS2 gene encoding sphingosine-1-phosphate transporter SPNS2 isoform X4, producing MLIEIRTRRPASSKHFWLLVLSRGLVGLGEASYSTIAPTIIGDLFTKNTRTLMLSVFYFAIPLGSGLGYITGSSVKQAAGDWHWALRVSPIVGMITGTLILILVPATKRGHADQLGGQVRVHSSWLRDMKALIRNRSYVFSSLATSAVSFATGALGMWIPLYLHRAQVVQKTAETCGSPPCGARDSLIFGAITCFTGFLGVLTGAGATRWCRLRTQRADPLVCAVGMLGSAIFICLIFVAAKSSIVGAYICIFVGETLLFSNWAITADILMYVVIPTRRATAVALQSFTSHLLGDAGSPYLIGFISDQIRQSTKDSPLWEFLSLGYALMLCPFVVVLGGMFFLATALFFLGDRAKAEQQALPPSPGADEVPARHVRPAGPRDAMCQSSARARPPLTHHLDPRPSLPQGEPAGDAACICQSLRPCLWDHEDPSLTPYLGGIPRHPSPAGPSRSFVCDLRLGTHPLWSGAVEWPWLREAVSSASVEGCVWGSHTAAQTPSPGAGLQTPWGPGRRPPPIGLWGEPVLSLPHRVPGKPLPSPDHGAGRLDFPTWHL from the exons ATGCTCATAGAAATCAGGACAAGACGGCCAGCCAGCAGCAAA CACTTCTGGCTGCTGGTCCTGTCCCGGGGGCTGGTGGGCCTGGGAGAAGCCAGCTACTCCACCATCGCGCCCACCATCATAGGCGACCTCTTCACCAAGAACACGCGCACGCTCATGCTGTCCGTCTTCTACTTCGCCATCCCACTGGGCAG TGGCCTGGGTTACATCACGGGCTCCAGCGTCAAGCAGGCGGCTGGAGACTGGCACTGGGCCCTGCGG GTGTCCCCCATCGTGGGCATGATCACAGGCACGCTCATCCTCATCCTGGTCCCAGCCACCAAGAGAGGCCACGCCGACCAGCTCGGGGGGCAGGTCAGGGTGCACAGCTCGTGGCTCCGTGACATGAAGGCCCTGATCCGCAA cCGCAGCTACGTCTTCTCCTCCCTGGCCACGTCGGCCGTGTCCTTCGCCACAGGAGCCCTGGGCATGTGGATCCCGTTGTACCTGCACCGCGCTCAGGTCGTGCAGAAGACGGCAGAGACGTGCGGCAGCCCGCCGTGTGGGGCCAGGGACAG CCTTATCTTCGGGGCCATCACCTGCTTCACCGGCTTTCTGGGAGTGCTCACGGGGGCGGGAGCCACGCGGTGGTGCCGCCTGCGGACCCAGAGGGCCGACCCGCTTGTGTGCGCGGTGGGCATGCTGGGCTCCGCCATCTTCATCTGCCTTATCTTTGTGGCGGCCAAGAGCAGCATCGTGGGCGCCTAC ATCTGCATCTTTGTCGGGGAGACACTGCTCTTTTCTAACTGGGCCATCACCGCGGACATCCTCATG TACGTGGTCATCCCCACGAGACGAGCCACGGCTGTTGCCCTGCAGAGCTTCACCTCCCACCTGCTGGGGGACGCCGGGAGCCCCTACCTCATCGGCTTT ATCTCGGACCAGATCCGCCAGAGCACCAAGGACTCCCCGCTCTGGGAGTTCCTGAGCCTGGGCTACGCACTCATGCTCTGCCCCTTCGTGGTGGTCCTGGGCGGCATGTTCTTCCTCGCCACCGCCCTCTTCTTCCTCGGCGACCGCGCCAAGGCTGAGCAGCA gGCTCTCCCACCTTCCCCTGGGGCTGACGAGGTCCCTGCCCGGCACGTCCGGCCAGCCGGCCCCCGAGATGCGATGTGCCAGAGCAGTGCCCGGGCCCGGCCGCCGCTGACCCACCACCTTGACCCCCGCCCGTCTCTCCCCCAGGGTGAACCAGCTGGTGATGCCGCCTGCATCTGTCAAAGTCTGAGGCC GTGCCTCTGGGACCATGAAGACCCCTCACTGACACCCTACTTGGGAGGCATTCCACGgcaccccagccctgctgggCCATCTCGAAGCTTTGTGTGTGACCTGAGGCTGGGCACCCACCCTCTCTGGTCTGGGGCTGTGGAGTGGCCGTGGCTCCGAGAGGCCGTGTCCTCGGCGAGTGTGGAAGGATGTGTGTGGGGAAGCCACACGGCTGCACAGACTCCCAGCCCCGGGGCCGGGCTGCAGACCCCCTGGGGCCCGGGACGAAGACCACCTCCAATCGGCTTATGGGGAGAGCCTGTCCTGTCCCTGCCTCACAGGGTCCCAGGCAAGCCTCTGCCGTCCCCAGACCATGGGGCTGGACGGCTGGATTTCCCCACATGGCATCTCTGA